One stretch of Verrucomicrobiota bacterium DNA includes these proteins:
- the htpG gene encoding molecular chaperone HtpG, producing the protein MSNAEKHTFQAEIQEVLNIVIHSLYTDKEIFLRELISNAADALEKVRFLQTSGAAVHQPEAAHAIRIQADEKERTLTLTDTGIGMTRDELVENLGTIAHSGSRAFLSKLAEDKKSGTQLIGQFGVGFYSAFMVAEKVNVHTRSAQPGEPAWTWTSEGASGYEITDGPSDLPRGTSIVLKLKEDEKEYTQAYRLESVIQRYSSFVPFTIEVNGKALNTVRALWSRSKSEIKDEEYQEFYRFIGHDTNAPLLRLHYTADAPLSIQALLFVPSRNVESLGLARVDSEVNLYCKKVLIQPKAKGLFPDWLRFLRGAVDCEDLPLNISRETMQDSSLMRKLNSALTSRFIKHLDETAEKDPETFENFYKQFARPLKEGVVSDFAHREALGKLLRFESSVMEAGKLTSLADYVRRMPADHKEIYFVTGASRESAEGSPYFEGLKARGWEVLFLLDPWDEFVMDHLAEFEGKKLKSAEKAEVQLDDPSKEGSLSPEQADALAAWMKESLGDRVKAVKVSTRLVSSPVAVVDSDEDMTSSMRRLMKAVQKESGALPSAPTLEINTRHPVIVRLEHLRQTDSTIASKITAQLLDNARVAAGMLEDPREMLRRMNELLEHFMAPKA; encoded by the coding sequence ATGTCGAATGCCGAAAAACACACTTTTCAAGCCGAGATCCAGGAAGTCCTTAATATCGTCATCCACTCGCTTTACACGGACAAGGAGATCTTCCTCCGCGAATTGATCTCCAACGCCGCGGATGCCTTGGAAAAAGTTCGATTCCTGCAAACCTCGGGCGCCGCGGTTCACCAACCTGAAGCGGCTCACGCCATTCGCATCCAGGCCGATGAAAAAGAGCGCACTCTGACGCTCACCGACACCGGGATCGGCATGACCCGAGACGAGTTGGTCGAAAACCTGGGCACGATCGCCCACTCCGGCTCCCGGGCGTTTCTTTCCAAGCTGGCGGAGGACAAAAAATCGGGAACCCAACTCATTGGCCAGTTTGGCGTCGGCTTCTACTCCGCCTTCATGGTGGCGGAAAAGGTCAACGTCCACACACGTTCCGCGCAACCGGGGGAACCGGCGTGGACGTGGACTTCGGAAGGGGCCAGCGGCTACGAGATCACCGACGGCCCATCCGATTTGCCGCGCGGCACGTCCATCGTGCTCAAGCTGAAGGAAGACGAGAAGGAATACACCCAGGCTTACCGGCTCGAATCGGTCATTCAACGGTATTCGAGTTTCGTGCCGTTCACCATCGAGGTGAACGGCAAAGCCTTGAACACCGTGCGCGCCTTATGGAGCCGCAGCAAAAGCGAAATCAAAGACGAGGAATATCAGGAGTTTTACCGCTTCATCGGACACGACACCAACGCTCCTCTGCTCCGTTTGCACTACACCGCCGACGCCCCGCTCTCCATCCAAGCCCTGCTTTTCGTGCCCTCTCGCAACGTCGAATCGCTCGGATTGGCGAGGGTGGATTCCGAGGTCAATCTCTACTGCAAGAAGGTCCTGATTCAACCCAAAGCCAAAGGCCTGTTCCCGGACTGGTTGCGATTCCTCCGGGGTGCCGTGGATTGCGAGGATCTTCCGCTCAATATTTCGCGGGAGACCATGCAGGACTCGAGTCTGATGCGAAAACTCAACAGCGCCCTCACTTCACGTTTCATCAAACATCTCGACGAAACGGCCGAGAAGGATCCTGAAACGTTCGAGAATTTCTACAAACAATTCGCCCGCCCGCTCAAGGAAGGCGTGGTCTCTGATTTCGCCCATCGCGAAGCGCTGGGCAAACTGCTCCGCTTCGAGTCTTCCGTCATGGAGGCCGGCAAGCTCACGTCGCTGGCGGATTACGTGAGACGCATGCCGGCGGACCACAAGGAAATCTATTTCGTCACCGGCGCCAGCCGCGAAAGCGCGGAAGGGAGCCCTTACTTCGAGGGTTTGAAGGCGCGGGGCTGGGAGGTGCTCTTCCTGCTCGATCCATGGGATGAGTTCGTCATGGATCATCTCGCAGAATTTGAAGGCAAGAAGCTCAAGTCGGCTGAAAAAGCCGAGGTTCAGCTCGACGACCCGTCGAAAGAAGGCTCTCTTTCGCCGGAGCAAGCCGACGCATTGGCCGCCTGGATGAAGGAATCGCTCGGCGATCGAGTGAAAGCCGTCAAAGTCTCCACCCGATTGGTTTCGAGTCCGGTGGCCGTCGTGGATAGCGATGAAGACATGACTTCCAGCATGAGGAGGTTGATGAAGGCGGTGCAGAAGGAAAGCGGCGCGCTCCCCTCCGCCCCGACCCTGGAAATCAACACGAGACACCCCGTCATCGTTCGCCTGGAACACTTGCGCCAGACCGACAGCACCATCGCCTCGAAAATCACCGCGCAACTGCTCGACAATGCGCGGGTCGCCGCCGGGATGCTCGAAGACCCCCGTGAAATGCTCCGGCGCATGAACGAACTGCTCGAGCACTTCATGGCCCCCAAGGCATGA
- a CDS encoding glyoxalase — translation MFHFKHSVVDVAIICSHFEQSLHFYRDLLGFEPVLDIQIPASTAVGAHLAPTAFRQIRLKAGQTLIKLVEVPNPPPPRTLDFQAGVRWLTFIIEDVPGTVRALKAKGVKFCADPVSAPDAKHVVCAEGPDGILIELVELHS, via the coding sequence ATGTTTCACTTCAAACATTCCGTCGTGGACGTGGCCATCATTTGCAGCCATTTCGAGCAGTCCCTGCATTTCTACCGCGACTTGCTGGGTTTCGAGCCCGTGCTGGATATTCAGATTCCCGCTTCCACGGCGGTGGGGGCTCACTTGGCACCGACTGCGTTCCGCCAAATTCGGCTCAAGGCCGGACAAACCCTCATCAAACTGGTCGAGGTGCCGAATCCTCCTCCCCCTCGCACGCTCGATTTTCAAGCGGGTGTCCGCTGGCTGACATTTATCATCGAGGACGTGCCCGGAACAGTCCGGGCCTTAAAAGCCAAGGGGGTGAAGTTTTGCGCCGACCCCGTCTCGGCCCCGGACGCGAAGCACGTCGTTTGCGCAGAGGGTCCCGACGGCATCCTCATCGAGTTGGTGGAACTGCATTCTTAG
- a CDS encoding glyoxalase, giving the protein MTTATPASLLEVQSLDHVTIVAADLDRTRTFYVGILGMREVHRPHFGFPGLWFQTGTTQIHVNVAGSECGGRAGIPDGQACTPSQGFHIAFSVEDGPEAARRLAQAGFKIIDGPRLRPDGVHQFYLYDPDGHLIEICSFSPTPNPTSP; this is encoded by the coding sequence ATGACCACCGCCACGCCCGCTTCCCTGCTTGAGGTCCAAAGCCTGGACCATGTCACCATCGTGGCGGCGGACCTCGACCGCACACGCACTTTTTATGTCGGGATTCTTGGCATGCGCGAAGTGCATCGCCCCCACTTCGGCTTTCCCGGATTGTGGTTTCAAACGGGAACAACGCAGATCCACGTCAATGTGGCCGGGTCGGAATGCGGGGGACGCGCGGGCATTCCCGACGGACAGGCGTGCACCCCTTCGCAGGGATTTCACATCGCCTTCAGCGTCGAGGATGGACCCGAGGCTGCGAGGCGGCTGGCCCAAGCGGGATTTAAGATCATTGACGGCCCCCGGTTGCGTCCCGACGGGGTGCATCAATTCTACCTCTACGATCCTGACGGGCACTTGATCGAAATATGCTCTTTCTCACCCACCCCTAACCCAACCTCTCCCTGA
- a CDS encoding acetylxylan esterase, with product MNPLRVLFTAGWITLGFGASGLEAAEPLPEVPKLPLQTGWPDPFKMLNGQAVTNEAMWRRSRRAELKSLFQHYMYGELPPKPERVEVEKLGEHQDLFDGKATLKLVRLKLGDAAAPAIDVMLVMPNGGRGPHPAFVGMNFCGNHALLNDPRVPLARGWVYTNCRDCPQNKATEASRGHQAADWAIEQTIQRGYALASFCSSDVDSDRADVSDGIKAWLAKKKNEPVPTKDRGSIACWAWGFHRVVDFLMGEVEIDPMRVAVVGHSRNGKTALLAGALDERIALAIPHQAGCGGTAPSRGKIGESVKQINDRFPHWFNGRFKEFNEQTDRLPFDQHALVALMAPRPVLLSNAVEDQWANPSGQFEVLKAAEPVYRLLGAGGVDSAELPPLNTLVASRLGYYIRPGKHSMNRDDWKVFLDFADRHLKTRTR from the coding sequence ATGAACCCTTTGCGTGTGTTGTTCACCGCGGGATGGATCACCCTAGGCTTCGGCGCGTCAGGCCTGGAGGCGGCGGAACCGCTTCCCGAAGTGCCCAAGCTGCCCCTTCAAACGGGCTGGCCTGATCCCTTCAAAATGCTCAACGGCCAGGCTGTCACCAACGAGGCCATGTGGCGTCGCTCCCGCCGCGCCGAACTGAAGTCGCTCTTTCAACATTATATGTACGGGGAACTCCCCCCGAAACCCGAACGCGTCGAAGTGGAAAAACTGGGTGAACACCAGGATCTGTTCGACGGCAAAGCCACACTCAAACTCGTCCGATTGAAACTGGGGGACGCCGCGGCTCCCGCCATCGATGTCATGCTGGTTATGCCCAACGGCGGGCGTGGACCCCACCCAGCGTTTGTCGGCATGAATTTCTGTGGCAATCACGCGCTGCTCAACGACCCTCGCGTGCCCCTGGCTCGCGGCTGGGTTTACACCAACTGCAGGGACTGCCCTCAAAACAAGGCCACGGAAGCCTCACGCGGACACCAAGCCGCCGACTGGGCCATCGAGCAAACCATTCAACGCGGCTACGCCCTGGCCTCGTTCTGTTCGAGCGACGTGGATTCGGATCGCGCCGATGTTTCCGACGGCATCAAAGCGTGGCTCGCCAAAAAGAAGAACGAGCCTGTCCCCACCAAGGACCGAGGATCCATCGCGTGTTGGGCCTGGGGATTTCATCGGGTGGTAGACTTCTTGATGGGCGAGGTGGAGATCGATCCCATGCGCGTCGCGGTCGTGGGTCATTCGCGCAACGGCAAGACCGCCCTGCTCGCAGGCGCCCTGGACGAACGCATCGCTCTCGCCATCCCTCATCAGGCGGGTTGCGGAGGGACTGCCCCGAGCCGCGGGAAAATCGGAGAATCGGTCAAACAAATCAACGACCGTTTCCCTCACTGGTTTAACGGACGTTTCAAAGAATTCAACGAGCAGACCGACCGACTGCCCTTCGACCAGCACGCTTTGGTCGCCCTGATGGCGCCCCGCCCCGTCCTGCTCTCCAACGCGGTCGAGGATCAATGGGCGAATCCATCCGGCCAATTCGAGGTCCTGAAAGCCGCCGAACCTGTTTACCGTTTGTTGGGCGCGGGCGGGGTCGATTCCGCCGAACTCCCTCCGCTGAACACACTGGTCGCCAGCCGCCTTGGCTACTACATCCGGCCCGGAAAACACTCCATGAATCGCGACGATTGGAAGGTGTTTCTCGATTTCGCCGACCGCCACCTCAAAACCCGCACGCGCTAA
- a CDS encoding Gfo/Idh/MocA family oxidoreductase: MKRKTWRIAGINFDHFHMGDLLRMAHDHPRVEIVGISDEQSARMEEAISKLGIPRAQAFTDYRECLEKTKPDVVILCPAASKHGEWVKKVAPYGVHIMVEKPFAASLKEADSMVQAMPKDKTLMINWPLQWVASHRTSYELIESGAIGEVLNVWHFGGNRGPLWHGADKDEKTAAQVAAEKPKSWFYKKAHGGGSLLDYLGYGTTLGTWYQGGRRPLEVTATVDEPKGLEVDEHSIVVARYAHGLSKFETRWGTFTDPWIIQPQPRCGFIVSGTEGTVSSYDYDDHVTLQTRRKPKPHTVKAPPPKAPNQDPVQYLLHGLETGRPLSGPVSLPISRIGQEIVDAAVRSVRLKRAVKL, from the coding sequence ATGAAACGTAAAACCTGGAGGATCGCCGGTATCAATTTCGATCATTTCCACATGGGCGACCTGCTGCGCATGGCCCACGACCATCCCCGGGTCGAGATCGTCGGCATCAGCGACGAACAATCCGCACGCATGGAGGAAGCGATCTCCAAACTCGGCATTCCCCGCGCCCAGGCCTTCACGGATTACCGTGAGTGCCTCGAAAAAACCAAACCCGACGTCGTCATTCTCTGCCCCGCCGCCTCGAAACACGGCGAATGGGTCAAAAAGGTCGCTCCCTACGGCGTCCACATCATGGTTGAAAAGCCCTTCGCCGCTTCGTTGAAGGAGGCCGACTCCATGGTCCAAGCCATGCCCAAGGACAAAACGCTGATGATCAACTGGCCCCTTCAATGGGTCGCATCTCATCGAACCAGTTACGAATTGATCGAGTCGGGCGCCATCGGCGAAGTCCTCAATGTCTGGCATTTTGGCGGCAATCGCGGACCGCTCTGGCATGGCGCCGACAAGGACGAGAAAACGGCTGCCCAAGTGGCCGCCGAAAAACCCAAGTCCTGGTTCTACAAAAAGGCCCACGGCGGAGGTTCCCTGCTGGATTACCTCGGCTACGGCACCACACTCGGCACTTGGTATCAAGGCGGCCGCCGCCCCCTCGAAGTCACCGCCACGGTCGATGAACCCAAGGGCTTGGAAGTGGATGAACACAGCATCGTCGTCGCGCGCTACGCCCATGGCCTTTCTAAATTCGAGACACGATGGGGCACCTTCACGGATCCATGGATCATCCAGCCTCAACCGCGCTGCGGATTCATCGTCTCCGGCACCGAAGGCACCGTCAGTTCCTACGACTACGACGATCACGTCACGCTGCAAACCCGTCGGAAGCCCAAACCGCACACCGTCAAAGCGCCTCCGCCCAAAGCTCCAAACCAAGACCCGGTTCAATACCTTCTCCATGGCCTCGAAACCGGACGTCCGCTTTCGGGTCCCGTCTCCCTTCCCATCAGCCGCATTGGCCAGGAAATCGTCGATGCTGCGGTGCGCAGCGTCCGGCTCAAGAGAGCCGTGAAACTGTGA